The Sesamum indicum cultivar Zhongzhi No. 13 linkage group LG6, S_indicum_v1.0, whole genome shotgun sequence genome has a segment encoding these proteins:
- the LOC105165103 gene encoding probable receptor-like protein kinase At1g49730 has protein sequence MWFLGFSTSSRRSYLIIGAITLVIILTIILRKWAIHMEANHGGKAPGNKVADQSGSKETSNDTKQPDCKIVHRSSTGIRTYSLEELRVATNDFRIRIGVGATSYVYLAELADGGYGAVKRVMEERGGSQKMFLDEVSVLLRISHPNLVGLMGFCLEKGEQLLLLEYVPNNSLFDRMHTRQGQSTGTLSWSNRLSIALDIAYALDYLHSVADPPVIHRDIKSSNVLLINDDHAKLADFGLCKLGNDAQSAHTPIAVKGSLGYVDTNYLNTGIVSPKSDVYSFGVLLLELITGLRSLQGSFTLAEWTEECRKSDNVEVLVGILDPKLKGEANVEQLRALVDVANVALLENTEDRPDMAQIAYRISSCMEIQPQP, from the exons ATGTGGTTTCTTGGATTCTCCACATCAAGCAGAAGAAGCTATTTGATCATAGGTGCAATAACATTGGTCATCATTCTTACCATCATCCTCAGAAAATGGGCTATTCACATGGAGGCCAATCATGGAGGTAAAGCTCCAGGTAACAAAGTAGCTGATCAGAGTGGATCCAAGGAGACGTCTAATGACACAAAACAGCCCGACTGCAAGATCGTCCATCGTTCGTCTACTGGAATAAGGACGTATTCGTTGGAGGAGCTAAGGGTGGCGACGAACGATTTCAGGATTCGGATTGGAGTTGGAGCAACTTCATATGTGTACCTTGCTGAGCTTGCAGATGGGGGATACGGTGCTGTCAAACGTGTCATGGAGGAGAGAGGCGGCAGCCAGAAGATGTTCTTGGATGAAGTTTCGGTTTTGTTGAGGATTTCACATCCGAATTTGGTGGGATTGATGGGATTCTGCCTGGAGAAAG GAGAGCAACTTCTGCTTCTCGAATACGTACCCAACAACAGCCTCTTCGACAGAATGCACACACGACAGGGCCAGTCGACAGGCACGCTCTCCTGGTCTAATCGCCTCAGCATCGCCTTAGACATTGCCTACGCCCTCGACTACCTCCACTCAGTGGCTGATCCTCCCGTCATACACCGAGACATCAAGTCCTCCAACGTGCTGCTAATCAACGACGATCATGCAAAACTAGCAGACTTCGGGCTCTGCAAGCTTGGAAACGACGCACAGAGCGCGCACACTCCAATTGCTGTGAAGGGCTCGCTTGGCTACGTCGACACGAACTACCTCAACACCGGCATTGTATCGCCTAAGAGCGACGTTTACAGCTTCGGAGTCCTGCTTCTCGAGCTTATAACGGGGCTGAGGTCTCTGCAGGGCTCGTTTACGTTAGCCGAATGGACGGAGGAGTGCAGGAAGAGCGACAATGTGGAGGTTTTAGTGGGAATATTAGATCCAAAACTTAAAGGGGAAGCGAATGTAGAACAGCTTAGAGCTTTGGTTGATGTAGCAAATGTTGCACTACTTGAGAACACCGAAGATAGACCTGATATGGCACAGATAGCATACAGAATTTCGAGTTGCATGGAAATTCAACCTCAACCGTAG
- the LOC105165008 gene encoding pentatricopeptide repeat-containing protein At4g19220, mitochondrial, which translates to MLTPKIHTKFTKSIHRQSLANIVNSSPLFRRDSPNKIPQILYFSQCSSWTLFQEFRTHAVLPVETSVSRIWFGDSHVAGRFSYVPQLLDEMSERKQQKSQCTLLWDVFKIVQSVVSEPNVENAAIVHALAVKHGSLADLCTATSLLTVYSRCKEFGSAVALFSEVLDRDVVFWNAMVSACVENRSFQAAVGFFRKMVGEGYEFDPTTLVIVISAFADLRSLRQGEGAHGLSVKAGMLSDTVLSNALINMYAKCGDLSSSECVFAGVNCKDLVTWNSIISGCFYNNHPEKSLWYFRRMASYENQADDMSISCAIAACTSLQEFGVGLAIHGLGIKLGYGENNHVSVANSLISFYSQFRDIHATATVFKGMVVKNIVSWNAMIKGFFLNEEAEEAFYLLRTMQFVALIQPDIATVVTIIPFCAELLLLREGKAAHGFTIRREMASELSVINSLINMYSKCNNLKEAEYLFLTMPKKDLVAWNTMIFGYAQNGQSQEAKTLFKNMLGCYSTCTLPTLLAITPSCDSPESLQFGRSIHGWSIKLGFSNKIFALNSLTHMYISCGALLDAFTLFKGISAKADVTGWNTVIAGCTQKQHFWETLEYFDLFRKASQFHVNPIIFVSVVSACGNLGLTFQGRLIHGLAFKTGAVTNMRVQNSLVTMYGRLGDTESATLAFNLSHDHNLCSWNCVISALSQNEDAKKALELFRSLEFEPNERTISTVLSACTQLGAMTYGKQIHGHVFRFGFHQNPFISAAFVDLYSNCGRLDIAELVFLSSPERSVAAWNSLISAYGFHNFGSKAIETFQEMIRSGIRPTNSSFTSLLSACSHSGLVKEGRMYYDNMFVKFNVQPATEHHVCMVNMLGLSGRLHEAYDFIKNLPTQPDPGIWGALLSACSYHGDLEMGREVAEILFSLEPENVSYYVSLCNMYVAAGRWEEAVDLRTIIEDKQLKKPAGCSFIDLGLR; encoded by the coding sequence ATGCTCACTCCTAAAATTCACACCAAATTTACAAAGTCTATTCATAGGCAGTCTCTTGCCAACATTGTCAACAGTTCACCACTGTTTCGTCGTGATTCTCCGAACAAAATCCCCCAAATTCTCTATTTCTCTCAATGCTCTTCGTGGACcctttttcaagaattccGCACACATGCCGTTCTACCAGTCGAAACATCTGTTTCAAGAATTTGGTTCGGGGATTCCCACGTTGCTGGTCGGTTTTCATATGTGCCCCAGTTACTTGATGAAATGTCGGAGAGAAAACAGCAAAAGTCTCAGTGCACCCTTTTGTGGGATGTGTTCAAGATTGTTCAATCTGTTGTCTCGGAACCGAATGTTGAAAATGCGGCAATTGTGCATGCCTTGGCTGTGAAACATGGCTCTCTTGCTGATTTGTGTACCGCCACCTCTCTTCTCACCGTTTACTCAAGATGTAAGGAGTTCGGCTCCGCGGTGGCTTTATTCAGTGAAGTTCTTGATAGAGATGTGGTGTTCTGGAATGCTATGGTGAGTGCATGCGTAGAGAACAGGAGTTTTCAAGCTGCAGTTGGTTTCTTCAGGAAGATGGTCGGCGAGGGGTATGAGTTTGATCCCACAACTCTTGTCATAGTGATTTCTGCATTTGCCGATTTAAGAAGCCTTCGACAAGGTGAGGGTGCTCATGGATTGAGTGTTAAAGCGGGAATGCTTTCGGACACTGTTTTGAGTAATGCTCTGATTAATATGTATGCGAAATGTGGTGACCTGAGTTCATCAGAGTGTGTGTTTGCTGGAGTAAATTGTAAAGACCTTGTTACCTGGAATTCAATTATCAGTGGTTGTTTCTACAATAACCATCCTGAGAAGTCCCTCTGGTATTTTAGACGCATGGCTTCTTATGAAAATCAAGCTGATGATATGAGTATTTCTTGTGCTATTGCAGCATGTACGAGTTTGCAAGAGTTTGGTGTTGGCTTGGCAATCCATGGACTGGGAATCAAATTGGGTTATGGGGAGAACAACCATGTTTCAGTTGCTAACTCTCTTATTTCATTCTATTCTCAATTCCGAGACATCCATGCTACAGCAACAGTTTTTAAAGGGATGGTGGTTAAGAATATAGTTTCTTGGAATGCCATGATCAAAGGGTTCTTTCTGAATGAAGAAGCTGAGGAAGCTTTTTATCTTCTACGTACAATGCAGTTTGTGGCATTGATCCAACCTGATATTGCAACTGTGGTTACTATAATTCCATTTTGTGCTGAACTACTGCTTCTACGAGAAGGAAAAGCTGCTCATGGCTTCACCATTAGGAGAGAGATGGCATCAGAATTATCAGTTATTAACAGTCTCATTAATATGTATTCCAAGTGCAATAATCTGAAGGAAGCTGAGTATTTATTCTTGACCATGCCAAAGAAAGACTTGGTTGCATGGAATACTATGATCTTTGGATATGCCCAAAATGGGCAATCTCAGGAAGCTAAAACATTATTCAAGAACATGCTGGGTTGTTATTCAACTTGCACCTTGCCAACTCTATTGGCTATTACTCCATCTTGTGATTCTCCTGAATCACTTCAATTTGGAAGATCGATTCATGGTTGGAGTATCAAATTGggtttttcaaacaaaatttttgctttgaatTCCCTCACTCACATGTATATTAGTTGTGGAGCTTTGTTGGATGCTTTTACGTTGTTCAAGGGAATCTCTGCTAAGGCTGATGTTACTGGTTGGAACACTGTTATTGCTGGCTGCACTCAGAAACAACATTTTTGGGAAACTTTAGAATATTTCGACTTATTCAGGAAGGCATCTCAATTCCATGTTAATCCTATAATCTTTGTCAGTGTCGTCTCAGCTTGTGGCAATCTTGGGTTAACATTTCAAGGAAGGTTAATTCATGGTCTTGCTTTTAAAACTGGAGCAGTTACCAATATGCGAGTCCAGAATTCACTGGTGACAATGTATGGCAGATTAGGCGACACAGAGAGTGCTACACTAGCTTTCAACCTTAGTCATGATCATAATTTATGTTCATGGAATTGTGTAATATCTGCTTTGTCACAAAATGAGGATGCTAAAAAAGCACTAGAGTTATTCCGGTCTCTAGAATTCGAGCCGAATGAGAGAACCATTTCCACAGTTCTTTCAGCTTGCACCCAACTTGGGGCCATGACTTATGGAAAACAAATCCATGGACATGTCTTCAGGTTTGGATTCCACCAAAATCCTTTCATATCTGCTGCTTTTGTGGACCTGTACAGCAATTGTGGCAGGTTAGATATTGCTGAACTAGTTTTTCTAAGCTCGCCAGAGAGGTCCGTGGCTGCGTGGAATTCCTTAATATCTGCTTATGGCTTCCACAACTTTGGTTCAAAAGCGATTGAAACATTCCAAGAAATGATTAGGTCTGGGATTCGTCCCACAAACAGCTCATTTACAAGCCTTCTTTCAGCCTGCAGCCACTCGGGGCTGGTCAAAGAAGGGCGCATGTACTATGATAATATGTTCGTCAAATTTAACGTGCAACCTGCCACTGAGCATCATGTGTGCATGGTCAATATGCTGGGTCTGTCAGGAAGGCTCCACGAGGCCTATGACTTCATCAAGAATCTTCCAACACAACCTGATCCAGGCATATGGGGAGCCCTACTAAGTGCTTGCAGTTATCATGGAGATCTTGAGATGGGGAGAGAAGTTGCAGAAATCCTCTTTTCCTTAGAACCGGAAAATGTTAGTTATTACGTGTCGTTGTGTAATATGTATGTTGCTGCAGGTAGATGGGAGGAAGCGGTGGATTTAAGAACTATAATTGAGGATAAACAACTAAAGAAACCAGCTGGTTGCAGTTTCATTGATCTTGGTCTAAGGTAA
- the LOC105165007 gene encoding arabinosyltransferase XEG113 isoform X1, translating to MAWGNQLKEAANARPLFLTIYATVIIGIFVSSFYVFSAVFSSSNSVSSPWFSTSPPSGDVAEASSPSFSQPSNASRQIVVSIAPDSASVPGRKFLKPLWKAPLPGSKMPPLETFKLTKELVQQRVKDNVIVVTFGNFAFMDFILTWVKHLSDMGVDNLLVGAMDTKLLEALYWKGIPVFDMGSHMSTIDVGWGSPTFHKMGREKVILIDSILPYGFELLMCDTDMVWLKNPLPYLARYPEADVLTSTDQVSPTVVDDQLEDWRQAGAAYNIGIFHWRPTETSMKLAKEWKELLLADEKIWDQNGFNELVRRQLGPPVDDDSGLVYAYDGNLKLGLLPASIFCSGHTYFVQAVYQQLKLEPYAVHTTFQYAGTDGKRHRLREAMVFYDPPEYYDTPGGFLTFKPNIPKSLLLDGQHNIESHFALVNYQITQIRTALAIASLLGRTLVMPPLWCRLDRLWFGHPGVLVGTLTRQPFICPLDHVFEVNVMLKEFPEEELGPGINFREYSFFDNPSVPQQVKKSWLDVHLCQEGSHGCEASNSTTQVGILKFPKRSTEQMFKTIFSSFKDVKVIQFSSMQDAFLGFSDKTREERFRKRVKRYTGIWCCVENQSPGHIYYDMYWDEKPGWKPKPPQTPEEDHPPL from the exons ATGGCTTGGGGTAATCAATTGAAGGAGGCGGCGAATGCCAGGCCATTATTCTTGACGATCTACGCCACTGTGATTATTGGAATCTTCGTATCTTCCTTTTACGTATTTTCCGCCGTTTTCTCCAGTTCGAATTCCGTCTCTTCTCCATGGTTCTCCACTTCACCTCCCTCCGGTGATGTCGCTG AAGCAAGTTCGCCATCCTTCAGTCAACCATCAAATGCTTCTCGCCAAATAGTAGTCAGCATAGCACCAGACTCGGCCTCCGTACCAGGAAGAAAATTTCTGAAACCTCTTTGGAAGGCTCCGCTACCTGGTTCGAAAATGCCACCTCTAGAGACCTTTAAATTGACAAAGGAACTGGTGCAGCAGAGAGTGAAGGATAATGTTATAGTTGTTACGTTTGGTAACTTTGCTTTCATGGATTTCATTCTGACTTGGGTTAAACACTTGTCGGATATGGGTGTTGATAACCTCCTTGTTG GTGCAATGGACACAAAACTGTTGGAGGCTCTCTACTGGAAAGGTATTCCGGTTTTTGATATGGGTAGTCATATGAGCACAATAGATGTTGGTTGGGGATCGCCTACATTTCACAAGATGGGAAGAGAGAAGGTTATCCTGATAGATTCCATCTTACCTTATGGATTTGAATTACTGATGTGCGATACTGACATGGTCTGGttaaag AATCCCCTTCCTTATCTGGCACGATATCCTGAAGCAGACGTGTTGACTTCCACCGACCAAGTTTCACCAACTGTAGTTGATGACCAGTTGGAGGACTGGAGACAAG CTGGCGCCGCTTATAACATAGGAATTTTTCACTGGAGGCCAACTGAGACTTCAATGAAATTAGCAAAAGAATGGAAAGAACTGCTTCTGGCTGATGAAAAGATATGGGATCAAAATGGTTTCAATGAGCTTGTTCGCAGGCAGCTGGGCCCACCTGTTGATGACGACAGTGGACTTGTGTATGCTTATGATGGAAACCTTAAGCTAGGCCTTCTCCCAGCAAGTATCTTTTGCAGTGGACATACCTACTTTGTGCAg GCCGTGTACCAACAACTCAAACTGGAGCCATATGCTGTGCATACCACGTTCCAATATGCTGGTACTGATGGAAAACGACACCGGTTGCGTGAAGCCATGGTTTTTTATGATCCCCCAGAATATTATGATACACCAG GAGGGTTCCTGACATTCAAACCTAATATACCAAAGAGCTTGCTGTTAGATGGACAACATAACATTGAATCACACTTTGCTCTTGTTAATTACCAA ATCACACAGATAAGGACTGCACTCGCCATTGCTTCATTGTTGGGTCGCACGTTG GTAATGCCTCCACTCTGGTGCAGGTTGGATAGGCTGTGGTTTGGACATCCAGGCGTTTTGGTGGGTACTTTGACAAGACAGCCTTTTATATGTCCTTTGGATCATGTGTTTGAG GTTAACGTAATGTTAAAGGAATTCCCAGAGGAGGAACTTGGACCAGGAATTAATTTTAGGGAGTATTCTTTCTTTGACAATCCATCTGTTCCGCAGCAG GTGAAAAAATCTTGGCTTGACGTGCATCTTTGTCAGGAAGGATCACATGGTTGTGAAGCTTCAAACAGCACAACTCAAGTGGGAATTCTCAAGTTCCCTAAGCGGAGTACAGAGCAAATG TTCAAGACCATATTCTCGTCCTTCAAAGATGTGAAAGTCATCCAGTTCTCATCAATGCAGGATGCCTTCTTAGGATTCAGTGACAAG ACTAGGGAAGAAAGATTCAGGAAGCGTGTAAAGCGGTATACAGGTATTTGGTGTTGTGTGGAAAATCAGAGTCCGGGTCACATCTATTATGACATGTATTGGGATGAAAAACCTGGTTGGAAGCCAAAACCTCCCCAGACTCCGGAAGAGGATCATCCCCCTTTATGA
- the LOC105165007 gene encoding arabinosyltransferase XEG113 isoform X3, producing the protein MAWGNQLKEAANARPLFLTIYATVIIGIFVSSFYVFSAVFSSSNSVSSPWFSTSPPSGDVAEASSPSFSQPSNASRQIVVSIAPDSASVPGRKFLKPLWKAPLPGSKMPPLETFKLTKELVQQRVKDNVIVVTFGNFAFMDFILTWVKHLSDMGVDNLLVGAMDTKLLEALYWKGIPVFDMGSHMSTIDVGWGSPTFHKMGREKVILIDSILPYGFELLMCDTDMVWLKNPLPYLARYPEADVLTSTDQVSPTVVDDQLEDWRQAGAAYNIGIFHWRPTETSMKLAKEWKELLLADEKIWDQNGFNELVRRQLGPPVDDDSGLVYAYDGNLKLGLLPASIFCSGHTYFVQAVYQQLKLEPYAVHTTFQYAGTDGKRHRLREAMVFYDPPEYYDTPGGFLTFKPNIPKSLLLDGQHNIESHFALVNYQITQIRTALAIASLLGRTLVMPPLWCRLDRLWFGHPGVLVNVMLKEFPEEELGPGINFREYSFFDNPSVPQQVKKSWLDVHLCQEGSHGCEASNSTTQVGILKFPKRSTEQMFKTIFSSFKDVKVIQFSSMQDAFLGFSDKTREERFRKRVKRYTGIWCCVENQSPGHIYYDMYWDEKPGWKPKPPQTPEEDHPPL; encoded by the exons ATGGCTTGGGGTAATCAATTGAAGGAGGCGGCGAATGCCAGGCCATTATTCTTGACGATCTACGCCACTGTGATTATTGGAATCTTCGTATCTTCCTTTTACGTATTTTCCGCCGTTTTCTCCAGTTCGAATTCCGTCTCTTCTCCATGGTTCTCCACTTCACCTCCCTCCGGTGATGTCGCTG AAGCAAGTTCGCCATCCTTCAGTCAACCATCAAATGCTTCTCGCCAAATAGTAGTCAGCATAGCACCAGACTCGGCCTCCGTACCAGGAAGAAAATTTCTGAAACCTCTTTGGAAGGCTCCGCTACCTGGTTCGAAAATGCCACCTCTAGAGACCTTTAAATTGACAAAGGAACTGGTGCAGCAGAGAGTGAAGGATAATGTTATAGTTGTTACGTTTGGTAACTTTGCTTTCATGGATTTCATTCTGACTTGGGTTAAACACTTGTCGGATATGGGTGTTGATAACCTCCTTGTTG GTGCAATGGACACAAAACTGTTGGAGGCTCTCTACTGGAAAGGTATTCCGGTTTTTGATATGGGTAGTCATATGAGCACAATAGATGTTGGTTGGGGATCGCCTACATTTCACAAGATGGGAAGAGAGAAGGTTATCCTGATAGATTCCATCTTACCTTATGGATTTGAATTACTGATGTGCGATACTGACATGGTCTGGttaaag AATCCCCTTCCTTATCTGGCACGATATCCTGAAGCAGACGTGTTGACTTCCACCGACCAAGTTTCACCAACTGTAGTTGATGACCAGTTGGAGGACTGGAGACAAG CTGGCGCCGCTTATAACATAGGAATTTTTCACTGGAGGCCAACTGAGACTTCAATGAAATTAGCAAAAGAATGGAAAGAACTGCTTCTGGCTGATGAAAAGATATGGGATCAAAATGGTTTCAATGAGCTTGTTCGCAGGCAGCTGGGCCCACCTGTTGATGACGACAGTGGACTTGTGTATGCTTATGATGGAAACCTTAAGCTAGGCCTTCTCCCAGCAAGTATCTTTTGCAGTGGACATACCTACTTTGTGCAg GCCGTGTACCAACAACTCAAACTGGAGCCATATGCTGTGCATACCACGTTCCAATATGCTGGTACTGATGGAAAACGACACCGGTTGCGTGAAGCCATGGTTTTTTATGATCCCCCAGAATATTATGATACACCAG GAGGGTTCCTGACATTCAAACCTAATATACCAAAGAGCTTGCTGTTAGATGGACAACATAACATTGAATCACACTTTGCTCTTGTTAATTACCAA ATCACACAGATAAGGACTGCACTCGCCATTGCTTCATTGTTGGGTCGCACGTTG GTAATGCCTCCACTCTGGTGCAGGTTGGATAGGCTGTGGTTTGGACATCCAGGCGTTTTG GTTAACGTAATGTTAAAGGAATTCCCAGAGGAGGAACTTGGACCAGGAATTAATTTTAGGGAGTATTCTTTCTTTGACAATCCATCTGTTCCGCAGCAG GTGAAAAAATCTTGGCTTGACGTGCATCTTTGTCAGGAAGGATCACATGGTTGTGAAGCTTCAAACAGCACAACTCAAGTGGGAATTCTCAAGTTCCCTAAGCGGAGTACAGAGCAAATG TTCAAGACCATATTCTCGTCCTTCAAAGATGTGAAAGTCATCCAGTTCTCATCAATGCAGGATGCCTTCTTAGGATTCAGTGACAAG ACTAGGGAAGAAAGATTCAGGAAGCGTGTAAAGCGGTATACAGGTATTTGGTGTTGTGTGGAAAATCAGAGTCCGGGTCACATCTATTATGACATGTATTGGGATGAAAAACCTGGTTGGAAGCCAAAACCTCCCCAGACTCCGGAAGAGGATCATCCCCCTTTATGA
- the LOC105165007 gene encoding arabinosyltransferase XEG113 isoform X2 has protein sequence MAWGNQLKEAANARPLFLTIYATVIIGIFVSSFYVFSAVFSSSNSVSSPWFSTSPPSGDVAASSPSFSQPSNASRQIVVSIAPDSASVPGRKFLKPLWKAPLPGSKMPPLETFKLTKELVQQRVKDNVIVVTFGNFAFMDFILTWVKHLSDMGVDNLLVGAMDTKLLEALYWKGIPVFDMGSHMSTIDVGWGSPTFHKMGREKVILIDSILPYGFELLMCDTDMVWLKNPLPYLARYPEADVLTSTDQVSPTVVDDQLEDWRQAGAAYNIGIFHWRPTETSMKLAKEWKELLLADEKIWDQNGFNELVRRQLGPPVDDDSGLVYAYDGNLKLGLLPASIFCSGHTYFVQAVYQQLKLEPYAVHTTFQYAGTDGKRHRLREAMVFYDPPEYYDTPGGFLTFKPNIPKSLLLDGQHNIESHFALVNYQITQIRTALAIASLLGRTLVMPPLWCRLDRLWFGHPGVLVGTLTRQPFICPLDHVFEVNVMLKEFPEEELGPGINFREYSFFDNPSVPQQVKKSWLDVHLCQEGSHGCEASNSTTQVGILKFPKRSTEQMFKTIFSSFKDVKVIQFSSMQDAFLGFSDKTREERFRKRVKRYTGIWCCVENQSPGHIYYDMYWDEKPGWKPKPPQTPEEDHPPL, from the exons ATGGCTTGGGGTAATCAATTGAAGGAGGCGGCGAATGCCAGGCCATTATTCTTGACGATCTACGCCACTGTGATTATTGGAATCTTCGTATCTTCCTTTTACGTATTTTCCGCCGTTTTCTCCAGTTCGAATTCCGTCTCTTCTCCATGGTTCTCCACTTCACCTCCCTCCGGTGATGTCGCTG CAAGTTCGCCATCCTTCAGTCAACCATCAAATGCTTCTCGCCAAATAGTAGTCAGCATAGCACCAGACTCGGCCTCCGTACCAGGAAGAAAATTTCTGAAACCTCTTTGGAAGGCTCCGCTACCTGGTTCGAAAATGCCACCTCTAGAGACCTTTAAATTGACAAAGGAACTGGTGCAGCAGAGAGTGAAGGATAATGTTATAGTTGTTACGTTTGGTAACTTTGCTTTCATGGATTTCATTCTGACTTGGGTTAAACACTTGTCGGATATGGGTGTTGATAACCTCCTTGTTG GTGCAATGGACACAAAACTGTTGGAGGCTCTCTACTGGAAAGGTATTCCGGTTTTTGATATGGGTAGTCATATGAGCACAATAGATGTTGGTTGGGGATCGCCTACATTTCACAAGATGGGAAGAGAGAAGGTTATCCTGATAGATTCCATCTTACCTTATGGATTTGAATTACTGATGTGCGATACTGACATGGTCTGGttaaag AATCCCCTTCCTTATCTGGCACGATATCCTGAAGCAGACGTGTTGACTTCCACCGACCAAGTTTCACCAACTGTAGTTGATGACCAGTTGGAGGACTGGAGACAAG CTGGCGCCGCTTATAACATAGGAATTTTTCACTGGAGGCCAACTGAGACTTCAATGAAATTAGCAAAAGAATGGAAAGAACTGCTTCTGGCTGATGAAAAGATATGGGATCAAAATGGTTTCAATGAGCTTGTTCGCAGGCAGCTGGGCCCACCTGTTGATGACGACAGTGGACTTGTGTATGCTTATGATGGAAACCTTAAGCTAGGCCTTCTCCCAGCAAGTATCTTTTGCAGTGGACATACCTACTTTGTGCAg GCCGTGTACCAACAACTCAAACTGGAGCCATATGCTGTGCATACCACGTTCCAATATGCTGGTACTGATGGAAAACGACACCGGTTGCGTGAAGCCATGGTTTTTTATGATCCCCCAGAATATTATGATACACCAG GAGGGTTCCTGACATTCAAACCTAATATACCAAAGAGCTTGCTGTTAGATGGACAACATAACATTGAATCACACTTTGCTCTTGTTAATTACCAA ATCACACAGATAAGGACTGCACTCGCCATTGCTTCATTGTTGGGTCGCACGTTG GTAATGCCTCCACTCTGGTGCAGGTTGGATAGGCTGTGGTTTGGACATCCAGGCGTTTTGGTGGGTACTTTGACAAGACAGCCTTTTATATGTCCTTTGGATCATGTGTTTGAG GTTAACGTAATGTTAAAGGAATTCCCAGAGGAGGAACTTGGACCAGGAATTAATTTTAGGGAGTATTCTTTCTTTGACAATCCATCTGTTCCGCAGCAG GTGAAAAAATCTTGGCTTGACGTGCATCTTTGTCAGGAAGGATCACATGGTTGTGAAGCTTCAAACAGCACAACTCAAGTGGGAATTCTCAAGTTCCCTAAGCGGAGTACAGAGCAAATG TTCAAGACCATATTCTCGTCCTTCAAAGATGTGAAAGTCATCCAGTTCTCATCAATGCAGGATGCCTTCTTAGGATTCAGTGACAAG ACTAGGGAAGAAAGATTCAGGAAGCGTGTAAAGCGGTATACAGGTATTTGGTGTTGTGTGGAAAATCAGAGTCCGGGTCACATCTATTATGACATGTATTGGGATGAAAAACCTGGTTGGAAGCCAAAACCTCCCCAGACTCCGGAAGAGGATCATCCCCCTTTATGA